A part of Aspergillus flavus chromosome 1, complete sequence genomic DNA contains:
- a CDS encoding carboxyl ester lipase — MYSHILLILSTISSLLPRVTAQTFPQIDLGYATHTPTFINTTKSGTKVGLYNNIRFAQPPTGTRRFRKPVTPPLHEDGIQDGRDRLTKSDCVSSVNSQAPFPGINGTSWGQEDCLFLNVWVPEGVREGDDVPVLHWLHGSAFAFGSKDLFGDGYGLMDLIMGEENRFIFVASNYRMGLYGWVSSAHEDMDANVGLHDGIAALEWTKKYISRFGGDPDNITVGGQSAGAGMIAMMLVGNGGNGTLPFQKAFLSSPGLMPRRNVTERRQEVYDQTLHAANCSSLSCLRDLSPSALAATNKKVLDLPGGSGGGTFGPGIGIGPFPDGKYLLDAVPVMLQQGRYHKNIQAVMSGNMAAEGLGLTPEISTYEGFATLVRRLVPGASNATVQHIRDMYPYPDSQLQLVANSWTTDIVFACNARAVAKAYGNRTQRYLFSVPPATHGLDLYYYFYREGAEFPGLNVSHARQFQLEVLKFTAGKFKQHNRTDNWPFYAPGAKMVNVTAEGIEQSVDPWARMPNCEIILKTVMDKRNGA; from the exons ATGTATTCACATATTCTCCTAATCTTAAGCACAATAtcctcccttcttccccGGGTCACCGCCCAAACCTTCCCCCAGATAGACCTAGGCTATGCTACCCACACCCCAACATTTATTAACACCACCAAATCTGGGACCAAAGTCGGTCTATACAACAACATCCGCTTCGCGCAGCCACCTACTGGAACCCGTCGCTTCCGTAAACCAGTCACTCCCCCGCTTCACGAAGACGGCATCCAGGATGGTCGTGATCGACTCACGAAAAGCGATTGTGTCAGCTCTGTGAATTCGCAGGCTCCCTTCCCGGGTATTAACGGAACCTCCTGGGGGCAGGAGGATTGTCTTTTCCTGAATGTGTGGGTGCCGGAGGGAGTGCGTGAGGGGGACGATGTACCGGTTCTGCACTGGCTGCATGGGAGTGCATTTGCATTTGGAAGTAAGGATCTCTTCGGGGATGGGTATGGTCTAATGGACTTGATTATGGGAGAGGAGAATCGGTTTATCTTTGTGGCGAGTAACTATCG GATGGGATTGTACGGGTGGGTGTCGTCTGCGCATGAAGATATGGATGCCAATGTAGGGCTCCACGATGGTATTGCTGCGTTGGAGTGGacaaagaagtatatatctCGGTTTGGAGGTGATCCTGACAATATCACTGTCGGGGGCCAGAGCGCGGGAGCTGGTATGATTGCCATGATGCTCGTCGGGAATGGTGGGAACGGTACTCTCCCTTTCCAGAAG GCATTCCTGTCATCCCCTGGTCTCATGCCGAGGAGGAACGTAACAGAGCGTCGCCAAGAGGTCTATGATCAAACACTACATGCTGCGAACTGCTCGTCCCTCTCTTGTCTGAGGGATTTATCGCCATCCGCCCTAGCCGCCACGAATAAGAAAGTGCTAGATCTCCCCGGCGGCTCAGGAGGAGGCACCTTCGGCCCTGGGATTGGTATTGGTCCGTTCCCAGACGGAAAATACCTACTCGATGCAGTCCCCGTCATGCTCCAACAAGGCCGTTACCACAAGAATATCCAAGCAGTAATGTCTGGAAACATGGCGGCAGAAGGACTCGGGTTGACGCCAGAAATCAGCACGTACGAAGGCTTTGCCACGTTGGTCCGACGCCTGGTTCCGGGAGCTAGTAATGCCACCGTTCAGCACATCCGGGACATGTATCCCTACCCAGATTCGCAGCTACAACTGGTTGCGAACTCTTGGACGACTGATATAGTTTTCGCCTGTAATGCGAGGGCTGTTGCAAAGGCTTATGGGAACAGAACTCAGCGGTATTTGTTTTCGGTGCCGCCTGCTACGCATGGATTGGATTTATACT ACTATTTCTATAGAGAGGGAGCTGAGTTCCCGGGCTTAAACGTCTCCCATGCCAGACAATTTCAGTTAGAAGTCTTGAAGTTTACTGCAGGAAAGTTCAAACAGCATAACAGGACAGATAACTGGCCTTTTTATGCCCCAGGGGCTAAGATGGTCA
- a CDS encoding putative short chain type dehydrogenase — MPRVAIVTGSARGIGKAIALRLASDGYSVCINDIPGAKDEIVRVVDEINATSTPEATSSSRPRAIGIAADVTSSSAVEAMVRESVEKLGPLTLMVANAGIAQIKHLLKVTEADIDEVFSVNFKGVFNCYTHAARQMIAQGDPQSAAGVGMYKIVGASSIVGFRAFGALGIYSASKWAVRGLTQAMAMEMAPHKITVNAYAPGVVGTSMWDKIDEELGTIEGRAKGETREVYSNKAALGRTSEPEDVAGLVGGFLASQDSDFVTGQTMLVDGGIVFS, encoded by the exons ATGCCTCGAGTAGCTATTGTCACCGGCTCAGCGCGTGGGAT TGGCAAAGCGATTGCCCTTCGCCTTGCAAGCGATGGCTATTCAGTTTGCATTAATGATATCCCTGGTGCAAAGGATGAAATCGTCAGAGTTGTCGATGAAATCAATGCCACGAGCACCCCAGAAGctacctcttcttctcgtcccCGGGCGATTGGTATAGCTGCCGATGTGACCTCATCTTCCGCGGTAGAAGCGATGGTCCGAGAATCAGTGGAAAAGCTTGGTCCGTTGACCCTGATGGTTGCAAACGCGGGCATCGCGCAGATAAAACACCTTCTCAAGGTTACCGAAGCCGATATCGACGAGGTGTTCTCGGTAAACTTCAAGGGTGTGTTCAACTGCTACACCCACGCGGCCCGCCAGATGATCGCGCAGGGTGATCCGCAATCTGCTGCTGGGGTTGGAATGTACAAGATCGTAGGGGCCTCATCTATCGTCGGTTTCAGAGCGTTTGGGGCGTTGGGAATCTATTCGGCCAGTAAGTGGGCGGTTCGGGGATTGACACAGGCGATGGCGATGGAGATGGCACCACACAAGATTACGGTCAACGCATATGCGCCAGGGGTGGTGGGAACGAGCATGTGGGATAAAATCGACGAGGAATTGGGGACGATCGAGGGCCGAGCGAAAGGGGAAACGCGAGAGGTATATTCAAATAAGGCGGCTTTGGGGCGAACGAGTGAGCCGGAGGATGTGGCTGGATTGGTTGGAGGGTTCCTGGCGAGTCAGGACTCGGATTTTGTGACAGGACAGACGATGTTGGTTGACGGTGGTATAGTCTTTTcttaa
- a CDS encoding multiple inositol polyphosphate phosphatase (unnamed protein product) has protein sequence MQDMVFALPLITASWVGVTAASSARATGTTQPNWFQTSPQSYQGPTATGSAPFLAVTNPAFSSHGTYIANEPLVTDQPISGAHGRNIFHHAGNLSPYFSSEEGFGVDEYPLPAGANITQMHMLHRHGSRYPSSSEGYPSWAEGIKNSTTAGNRFKGALSFLNDWSYGLGAEILVPKGRQEMFDSGVLNYYNYGHLYNESLGHKLVARTTTQDRMLKSAENFLAGFFGLDWTDKANLLAMIENVGFNNSLIGTYSCPNAMTVMANTSIYEPMNQWINIYLKSRTTTLKELSGSYNWTATDSHNAQALCVYETISFGYSQFCQLFTYKEFEQFSYAYDLMFTAMVGFQNPAGRAQGIAWVEEFLARVEGHVLQTTGTNANMTLATNPVTFPVDQNLYLDFTHDSDIFATLTAFGFRQFAQFLPPTGPPKNQQFSTSKVVPFGGRTNIEIIRAPHKVSTKRSRNETQSVYVKDTKDTYYVHFLQNQRTLPLHASFPECEYRDDGWCELDTFMKVQRKSLQRSQFEYACFGNWSTPAYGDVTDGVPPRS, from the exons ATGCAGGACATGGTTTTTGCACTCCCGCTGATTACCGCGTCCTGGGTGGGTGTTACTGCGGCTAGTTCAGCCAGAGCCACTGGCACAACACAACCGAATTGGTTCCAGACATCTCCTCAGAGTTACCAAG GTCCAACTGCCACCGGCTCTGCGCCTTTCCTCGCCGTAACAAATCCAGCATTCTCCAGCCATGGGACGTATATTGCCAATGAGCCTTTGGTGACAGACCAGCCTATTTCGGGAGCGCACGGGCGCAATATCTTCCACCATGCGGGCAATTTGAG TCCATATTTCTCCTCGGAAGAGGGCTTCGGGGTCGATGAATATCCCCTTCCGGCTGGGGCAAACATTACCCAAATGCATATGCTTCATCGACACGGTTCCCGATATCCTTCCTCATCGGAAGGATATCCGTCATGGGCTGAAGGAATCAAGAACTCTACAACTGCCGGCAACCGCTTCAAGGGTGCCCTATCATTCCTTAATGACTGGAGCTATGGCCTTGGAGCGGAAATCCTTGTTCCGAAGGGTCGCCAAGAGATGTTTGATAGCGGTGTCCTTAATTACTACAACTATGGGCATCTTTATAACGAAAGCCTTGGCCACAAGCTAGTGGCACGCACCACAACGCAGGATCGCATGCTGAAATCTGCAGAGAACTTCCTTGCTGGCTTCTTCGGCCTGGATTGGACTGATAAGGCCAACCTACTAGCAATGATTGAAAACGTGGGGTTCAATAACTCTCTTATCGGAACATATTCCTGCCCCAATGCTATGACCGTCATGGCCAACACATCGATCTACGAACCCATGAACCAATGGATCAACATATATCTCAAAAGCCGCACTACAACGCTGAAAGAGCTTTCCGGATCCTATAACTGGACTGCTACTGATTCACATAATGCTCAGGCTCTCTGCGTATACGAGACGATTAGCTTTGGCTACAGCCAATTCTGCCAGCTCTTTACTTATAAAGAGTTTGAGCAATTCAGCTATGCGTATGATCTTATGTTCACCGCCATGGTTGGATTTCAGAATCCAGCCGGACGTGCCCAAGGAATCGCGTGGGTAGAGGAATTCCTCGCCCGAGTGGAAGGCCATGTCCTGCAGACAACCGGCACAAATGCCAACATGACTCTGGCTACGAACCCAGTTACGTTTCCGGTGGATCAAAATCTCTACCTTGACTTCACACATGATTCCGATATCTTCGCGACTCTTACAGCATTCGGATTTAGACAATTTGCTCAGTTTTTGCCTCCAACAGGACCTCCCAAGAACCAGCAGTTTTCCACCAGCAAGGTTGTTCCTTTCGGTGGTCGAACGAACATTGAGATTATTCGGGCGCCTCATAAGGTATCAACGAAGCGATCTCGAAATGAAACCCAGAGTGTCTACGTGAAAGACACGAAGGACACATATTACGTTCATTTCCTTCAAAATCAGCGAACGCTCCCTCTTCATGCCAGCTTTCCTGAGTGTGAATATCGCGACGATGGATGGTGTGAGCTTGACACGTTCATGAAGgtacaaagaaaaagcctgCAGCGGTCTCAGTTTGAGTACGCGTGCTTTGGAAACTGGAGTACTCCGGCTTATGGGGATGTTACAGACGGAGTGCCTCCGCGTTCCTGA
- a CDS encoding C6 transcription factor, whose translation MEHTFQLTRFRTSVSSHRSSSISGPVLRTQIEQHRTKRPHTKSRHGCFNCKARRVKCQETQPHPCANCISRNMRCIYPSKEQSLRRQHASPFGGRNRRQLPWNYESSSGYTTPQSSSESAVTLSSHHPALSHTFTADDLRFFHHFLIAAYPHLPFGSEDLWKTSLPASAHECPHLMHAILCLGATHLSLVTPDGSKYTTLAVTHRGQALRTLGSQLAKGDQCSKTELELMLATVYALTFQANYMADGLFDFAIMVRGCSIITRRILNKYKRSDMFTLLTSDLIITNIVPQLPLTPYADSEDLNRSIETLESIEPLLLSDSHRNAYSALLNTYNALKRSERDGFVAFTGFYDDWGRMSNREFMEFLDPGNYVSRILFLHYVVVSIMLQPVFRILRKPRMLVFPKDELPLLQRGVYIYECLPSEVRGLVEWQFQFITVHKASLEGPGLRPVMEDSSELTTV comes from the exons ATGGAGCATACATTTCAGTTGACACGTTTCCGGACAAGCGTTTCATCGCACCgctcatcttccatctcaggACCCGTTCTTAGAACCCAGATAGAGCAGCACCGCACTAAACGGCCTCATACGAAATCGCGTCATGGCTGCTTCAACTGCAAGGCCCGTAGAGTCAAA TGTCAAGAAACGCAGCCACACCCCTGTGCCAACTGCATCAGCCGGAATATGCGGTGTATATACCCTTCAAAAGAACAATCCCTTCGTCGTCAACATGCCAGTCCCTTTGGTGGTCGTAATAGGCGACAGCTGCCATGGAACTATGAATCTTCGTCAGGTTACACTACACCgcaatcatcatcagaatCAGCAGTGACATTGAGCTCACACCACCCGGCACTGTCTCATACCTTCACTGCGGACGACTTACGGTTCTTTCACCATTTCTTGATAGCCGCATATCCGCATCTCCCGTTTGGAAGCGAGGATCTATGGAAGACGAGTCTTCCGGCTTCTGCGCACGAG TGTCCACATTTAATGCACGCAATCCTATGCCTAGGAGCCACCCATCTCTCCTTAGTTACACCAGACGGAAGTAAATACACAACTCTAGCCGTCACCCACCGCGGCCAGGCGCTGAGAACGCTAGGCAGCCAGCTAGCCAAAGGAGACCAATGTAGTAAAACCGAGCTCGAGCTAATGCTAGCAACAGTATACGCGCTCACATTCCAAGCCAACTACATGGCAGACGGACTATTCGATTTCGCCATCATGGTCCGCGGCTGCAGCATCATAACCCGGCGGATCCTGAACAAATACAAAAGAAGCGACATGTTCACATTGCTCACGTCAGATCTTATCATTACCAACATCGTGCCACAGCTTCCTCTCACGCCATATGCTGATAGTGAGGATCTCAACAGATCCATTGAGACATTGGAAAGCATCGAACCATTGTTACTGAGTGACAGCCACCGCAATGCTTACAGTGCTCTGTTGAATACGTATAACGCATTAAAACGCTCGGAGCGCGATGGCTTCGTTGCTTTTACGGGGTTCTATGATGATTGGGGCAGGATGAGTAATCGCGAGTTCATGGAGTTTCTTGATCCGGGGAATTATGTCTCGCGTATTCTGTTTTTGCATTATGTGGTGGTGTCGATTATGTTGCAGCCGGTGTTTCGGATCCTGAGGAAACCGAGGATGTTGGTGTTTCCGAAGGATgagctgccgctgctgcagAGGGGGGTTTATATTTATGAGTGCTTGCCTTCTGAGGTTCGTGGGTTGGTGGAGTGGCAGTTTCAGTTCATTACCGTGCATAAGGCTTCGCTTGAAGGTCCAGGCTTGAGGCCTGTGATGGAGGACTCATCTGAATTGACTACAGTATAG
- a CDS encoding putative RTA1 domain protein: protein MSYQDNINKIYSYLRNLKLTLITQSLPPDNPISSKTPNQPQAEMGDSIYFYNPSLAASILFTILYTIPLLYHTYLSLIAPYTGHQKKVPYFIPIAIGAATEVAAYAIRAASVHQQDNIGLYATSSSLIVIAPVLVCASLYILIGRLIRSSAGGGRATSSSDTETKEPVQLFGRFSPSWIPRVFVTSDVVSFLTQAAGSGIASSNDWTGKEKDVGVGVLIAGLVLQLVTFGFFLVVVVWFDRSFASGEVGEGVRSVLRGIYIAGFFIMVRLIYRVVEFCMGMDTYTWTHEWPLYVLEAVPMLIAMMVLGWYHPARWLPAGFGGREK, encoded by the exons TCACACAATCCCTACCTCCTGACAATCCAATATCCTCGAAGACACCCAATCAACCCCAAGCAGAAATGGGCGACTCAATCTACTTCTACAACCCATCCCTCGCCGCCTCAATCCTCTTCACAATCCTCTACACCATCCCCCTACTCTACCACACCTACCTATCCCTCATCGCCCCCTACACAGGTCACCAGAAAAAAGTACCCTACTTCATCCCCATCGCCATCGGCGCCGCCACAGAAGTAGCCGCCTACGCCATCCGAGCCGCCAGCGTTCACCAACAAGACAACATCGGCCTCTACGCCACCTCCTCAAGTCTAATCGTAATAGCCCCTGTCCTCGTCTGCGCAAGCCTCTACATCCTGATCGGGCGATTGATCCGGTCGTCCGCCGGCGGCGGTCGTGCCACTTCTAGCTCTGACACCGAGACGAAGGAGCCCGTACAGCTGTTCGGGAGGTTCTCGCCGTCTTGGATCCCTAGGGTGTTCGTTACATCCGATGTTGTTAGTTTTCTGACGCAGGCAGCTGGGAGCGGGATTGCTTCTTCGAATGATTGGAcggggaaggagaaggatgTGGGTGTTGGGGTGCTTATTGCGGGTTTGGTGTTGCAGCTTGTTACTTTTGGGTTCTTTCTTGTTGTCGTGGTTTGGTTTGATCGGTCTTTTGCTTCTGGGGAGGTTGGGGAGGGGGTGAGGTCCGTTTTGAGGGGAATTTATATCGCGGGGTTTTTTATTATG GTTCGGTTAATTTATCGGGTTGTGGAGTTCTGCATGGGTATGGACACTTATACTTGGACTCATGAGTGGCCGTTGTATGTTCTGGAGGCTGTGCCGATGTTGATTGCGATGATGGTTTTGGGGTGGTATCATCCGGCTAGATGGCTTCCTGCTGGATTTGGTGGGAGGGAGAAGTAG